One genomic region from Thalassotalea sp. PS06 encodes:
- the nrdB gene encoding class Ia ribonucleoside-diphosphate reductase subunit beta, whose protein sequence is MTYSTFNRVNNDPLLEPMFMGNTVNVSRYDQQKHPIFEKLIEKQLSFFWRPEEVDISKDRADWQSLTTSEKHIFISNLKYQTLLDSIAARSVNVCLLPLVSIPELETWIETWGFYETIHSRSYTHILRNLFTDPSEVFDDIVINENILNRASAISHYFDRLILLSQLYQSQGEGTYDIDGEEVVVSQREIKKALYLSVCSTNALEAIRFYVSFACSFAFAERELLEGNAKIIKLIARDEAVHLTATQHILNLWASGKDDPEMTEISKELHEEGLALFLDVIEQEKQWADYLFKDGSMIGLNAEILKQYIEYLSNQRLTAIGYEPQFAVKSNPLPWINAYLSSDNVQVAPQETEISSYLVGQTDSAVDSSDFEDFDL, encoded by the coding sequence ATGACGTATTCAACGTTTAACCGAGTAAATAACGATCCATTACTCGAGCCAATGTTCATGGGTAACACGGTCAATGTTTCCCGTTATGATCAGCAAAAACACCCTATTTTTGAAAAATTAATCGAAAAGCAATTATCATTTTTCTGGCGTCCGGAAGAAGTCGATATTTCTAAAGACCGTGCCGACTGGCAGTCTCTGACTACATCTGAGAAACACATCTTTATCTCAAACCTGAAATATCAGACCCTACTGGATTCCATCGCTGCACGAAGCGTAAACGTATGCCTTTTACCTTTAGTATCGATTCCAGAGCTTGAAACCTGGATTGAAACCTGGGGCTTTTACGAGACCATCCATTCTCGTTCATACACCCATATTCTTCGCAACCTGTTCACCGACCCGAGTGAAGTATTCGACGATATCGTAATCAACGAAAACATCCTGAATCGTGCCAGTGCCATTTCCCACTACTTTGACCGTCTGATCCTGTTATCACAGTTGTATCAATCTCAAGGTGAAGGTACCTACGACATTGACGGCGAAGAGGTTGTGGTAAGCCAGCGCGAGATCAAAAAGGCGCTATACCTTTCCGTATGCTCAACCAATGCCTTAGAAGCAATCCGTTTCTATGTGTCATTTGCCTGTTCATTTGCATTTGCCGAACGCGAGCTTTTGGAAGGTAATGCAAAAATCATCAAGCTAATTGCTCGTGATGAAGCGGTACACTTAACCGCCACTCAACACATCCTAAACCTATGGGCGAGTGGTAAAGACGATCCAGAAATGACGGAGATCTCCAAAGAGCTTCATGAAGAAGGCCTAGCCTTGTTCTTAGACGTTATCGAGCAGGAAAAACAATGGGCAGATTATCTGTTCAAAGATGGCTCGATGATTGGTCTGAATGCGGAGATCCTAAAACAATATATCGAGTATCTATCAAACCAGCGTTTAACAGCGATTGGTTATGAGCCGCAATTTGCCGTGAAATCTAACCCTCTGCCATGGATTAATGCGTATTTATCCAGTGACAATGTGCAGGTAGCGCCTCAAGAAACCGAAATCTCTTCCTACCTGGTTGGTCAAACTGACAGCGCCGTTGATAGCAGCGATTTCGAAGACTTCGATCTGTAA
- the nrdA gene encoding class 1a ribonucleoside-diphosphate reductase subunit alpha: protein MNSNLFVTKRNGQKEPIDLDKIHKVIDWAAEGLDSVSVSQVELKSHIQFYDGIKTEDIHETIIKAAADLISEEAPDYQYLAARLAIFHLRKKAYGKYEPPALHEHVLKLVESGKYDKHLIEDYSAEDFAAMDSFIDHERDKTFSYAAVKQLEGKYLVQNRVNGEIYESAQFLYVLVAACLFAKYPKDTRLDYIKGFYDAISMFKISLPTPIMAGVRTPTRQFSSCVLIEAGDSLDSINASTSAIVKYVSQRAGIGINAGRIRALGSSIRNGEAFHTGCIPFYKHFQTAVKSCSQGGVRGGAATLFYPLWHLEVESLLVLKNNRGVEENRVRHLDYGVQFNKLMYQRLIKGDYITLFSPSDVPGLYDAFFEDQDKFEELYVKYEADASIRKKRIKAIELFTLFAQERASTGRIYLQNVDHCNTHSPFDPSVAPVRQSNLCLEIALPTKPFEDVNDPNGEIALCTLSAFNLGKIDSLDELEGLADLAVRALDSLLDYQDYPVPAALSATMGRRTLGIGVINYAYYLAKNGVFYSNGSANNLTHRTFEAIQYYLLKASNQLAQEQGACPKFNETRLAQGILPIDTYKREIDKVTNEPLHLDWEALRENIKKYGVRNSTVSALMPSETSSQISNATNGIEPPRGLISIKASKDGVLKQVVPEYERLKDSYELLWNIPSNEGYLELVGIMQKFVDQTISANTNYDPSKFENGKVPVKQILKDLLLAYKLGVKTMYYHNTRDGADDSMGDMEDDGCAGGACKI from the coding sequence ATGAACAGCAACCTCTTTGTAACCAAACGGAACGGACAAAAAGAACCCATCGACCTGGATAAGATCCATAAAGTAATCGACTGGGCAGCTGAGGGACTGGATTCAGTATCCGTGTCTCAAGTAGAGCTAAAATCACACATTCAATTTTATGATGGCATCAAAACGGAAGATATACATGAAACCATCATAAAAGCCGCAGCAGACCTTATTAGTGAAGAAGCACCAGACTACCAATATCTGGCAGCTCGTCTTGCTATTTTCCACCTGCGCAAAAAAGCCTATGGCAAATACGAGCCACCTGCCCTGCACGAACACGTGTTGAAGTTGGTTGAGTCTGGTAAATATGACAAGCATTTAATTGAAGATTACAGCGCCGAAGATTTTGCTGCTATGGACAGCTTTATCGACCATGAGCGCGATAAAACCTTCAGTTACGCAGCGGTTAAGCAGTTAGAGGGTAAATACCTGGTTCAAAACCGTGTAAACGGTGAAATCTACGAAAGTGCACAATTTCTGTATGTGCTTGTAGCTGCATGCTTGTTCGCGAAATATCCAAAAGATACTCGTCTTGACTACATCAAAGGTTTCTATGATGCCATTTCGATGTTCAAGATTTCGTTACCTACACCGATTATGGCCGGTGTTCGTACACCAACCCGTCAATTCTCTTCTTGTGTATTGATTGAAGCGGGTGACAGCTTAGATTCTATTAATGCCTCGACCAGTGCTATCGTGAAATACGTTTCACAACGTGCCGGTATCGGTATTAATGCTGGTCGCATTCGTGCTCTGGGTAGCTCAATTCGCAATGGCGAAGCGTTCCACACCGGTTGTATCCCATTCTACAAACACTTCCAGACAGCGGTAAAAAGCTGTTCACAAGGTGGTGTACGTGGCGGTGCAGCAACGCTGTTTTACCCACTATGGCATTTGGAAGTTGAGAGCTTATTAGTTCTTAAGAACAACCGTGGTGTTGAAGAGAACCGTGTACGCCACTTAGATTACGGTGTGCAGTTCAACAAACTCATGTATCAACGTTTGATAAAAGGCGATTACATCACATTGTTCAGCCCGTCAGACGTGCCTGGTTTGTATGATGCGTTCTTTGAAGATCAGGATAAGTTTGAAGAGCTATATGTGAAATACGAAGCCGATGCTTCGATTCGTAAAAAACGTATCAAAGCTATCGAACTATTCACCTTATTTGCACAAGAGCGTGCAAGTACCGGTCGTATTTATTTGCAAAACGTCGATCACTGTAATACTCACAGCCCGTTCGACCCAAGTGTTGCGCCGGTTCGTCAATCTAACCTGTGTTTAGAAATTGCCTTACCGACCAAGCCATTTGAAGATGTAAACGATCCAAACGGTGAGATTGCACTTTGTACGCTGTCGGCATTCAACCTTGGTAAGATTGACAGCCTGGATGAGCTAGAAGGTCTGGCTGATCTAGCGGTTCGTGCCCTGGATAGCCTGTTGGATTATCAGGATTACCCGGTACCTGCAGCACTTTCTGCAACCATGGGCCGTCGTACGCTAGGTATAGGTGTCATCAACTACGCATATTATCTAGCGAAAAATGGAGTGTTCTACTCAAACGGTAGTGCCAATAACTTAACGCACCGTACGTTTGAAGCGATTCAGTATTACTTATTGAAAGCATCAAATCAGTTAGCGCAAGAGCAAGGCGCATGTCCGAAATTTAACGAGACACGCTTAGCACAAGGCATCCTACCTATCGATACCTATAAGCGTGAAATCGATAAGGTAACCAATGAGCCATTACACCTCGATTGGGAAGCGTTACGTGAGAACATCAAGAAGTATGGTGTACGTAACTCAACGGTATCAGCCTTGATGCCATCGGAAACGTCTTCGCAGATTTCCAATGCAACTAACGGTATTGAGCCTCCTCGCGGTCTTATCAGCATAAAAGCCAGTAAAGACGGCGTACTAAAGCAAGTTGTACCGGAATATGAGCGCTTAAAAGATAGCTATGAATTGCTGTGGAATATTCCAAGCAATGAAGGTTACCTGGAGCTGGTTGGTATCATGCAAAAATTCGTTGACCAGACAATTTCAGCCAACACTAACTACGACCCGTCGAAGTTTGAAAATGGCAAGGTACCTGTCAAGCAAATCCTCAAAGATCTGCTGTTAGCATACAAGCTAGGTGTGAAAACCATGTACTACCATAATACCCGCGATGGTGCTGATGACAGCATGGGTGACATGGAAGATGATGGCTGTGCCGGCGGTGCTTGTAAGATATAA
- a CDS encoding HAD family hydrolase: protein MQHWQRKGVLFDLDGTLVDTAADLHAVLNQLLARYQLPKISLEQVFPIGSDGIYPLLSLGFNHSLSTQEKQDLRAEFIDIYQRFPTRYCQLFDGIEETLTTLTDGNIPWGIVTNKPTNLTLPLMDKFSIFAASSVLVCGDTLAQRKPDPAPMHHAKKALDIEKSENILYVGDAKRDIDAGNAADMHTAIAEWGYISEQSNTQDWGARYLLTDPRELLALSI from the coding sequence ATGCAACATTGGCAACGCAAAGGCGTTTTGTTTGATTTAGACGGTACCTTAGTGGATACCGCCGCTGATTTGCACGCGGTGTTAAATCAACTGCTGGCACGTTATCAGCTACCAAAGATCTCCTTAGAGCAGGTGTTCCCTATCGGCTCTGATGGTATTTATCCATTATTATCACTCGGGTTTAATCATTCTTTATCGACTCAAGAAAAGCAGGATTTAAGGGCTGAATTTATTGATATCTATCAACGCTTCCCGACTCGCTATTGTCAGTTATTTGATGGTATTGAAGAGACACTTACGACATTAACCGACGGCAACATCCCTTGGGGGATCGTCACCAATAAACCGACCAATCTGACTTTGCCGTTAATGGATAAATTCTCGATTTTTGCGGCCTCAAGCGTTCTCGTCTGCGGTGACACCCTAGCGCAACGTAAGCCAGATCCGGCGCCTATGCACCATGCAAAAAAGGCTCTGGATATCGAAAAAAGTGAAAATATCCTCTATGTCGGTGATGCAAAGCGCGATATCGATGCGGGAAATGCGGCTGATATGCATACTGCTATTGCCGAGTGGGGTTATATCAGCGAGCAGAGTAACACTCAAGATTGGGGGGCCAGGTACTTGTTGACTGATCCCAGAGAGCTTTTGGCGCTTAGTATTTAA
- the ubiG gene encoding bifunctional 2-polyprenyl-6-hydroxyphenol methylase/3-demethylubiquinol 3-O-methyltransferase UbiG encodes MSQGVNVNPEEIEKFEKVASQWWDTEGDFKPLHQINPLRLSFVQSHCGSLFDLNAIDVGCGGGILAESMARIGAKVTGIDLGEEPLNVATLHALEAGVDIRYEKIPVEEKAKDMPAQFDLVTCMEMLEHVPDPESVIKACAAMVKPGGKAFFSTLNKTTKSYLLAIVAAEKVLKLVPNGTHDWNKFIRPSQLIGWAESAGLRCIDATGIHYNPINENHKLAPGLDVNYLLAFEKPPK; translated from the coding sequence ATGAGTCAAGGCGTCAATGTCAACCCTGAAGAAATCGAAAAGTTTGAAAAGGTAGCTAGTCAGTGGTGGGACACTGAGGGGGATTTTAAACCTCTTCACCAGATAAACCCATTGCGCCTGAGCTTCGTGCAGTCTCATTGTGGTTCGCTTTTTGACCTCAATGCCATTGACGTTGGTTGTGGTGGTGGCATCCTAGCCGAAAGCATGGCTCGTATTGGTGCTAAGGTTACTGGTATCGATTTAGGCGAAGAACCGCTTAATGTTGCAACATTGCATGCCTTAGAAGCCGGCGTAGACATCCGTTATGAAAAAATCCCAGTGGAAGAAAAAGCCAAAGACATGCCAGCTCAATTTGATCTGGTTACTTGTATGGAAATGCTTGAGCATGTTCCCGATCCAGAATCGGTCATAAAAGCATGTGCAGCTATGGTAAAACCTGGTGGTAAAGCATTTTTCTCTACTCTTAATAAAACCACCAAATCCTATTTGCTTGCCATCGTGGCGGCAGAGAAAGTATTGAAGTTAGTACCAAACGGCACCCATGACTGGAATAAGTTTATTCGCCCATCGCAATTGATAGGCTGGGCCGAATCAGCGGGTCTTCGTTGTATTGATGCCACAGGCATTCATTACAACCCAATCAACGAAAACCATAAACTGGCACCAGGTCTTGATGTTAACTATTTATTGGCCTTTGAAAAACCACCAAAGTAG
- a CDS encoding TIGR02922 family protein yields the protein MSSNETQLTTVTVLYYDIHTLEFNYQVGQFPQAEKGRVIIDDEFKRDKSIIAVCRGEVKILNKIGDRINE from the coding sequence ATGAGCAGCAATGAGACCCAGCTGACCACCGTGACCGTGCTCTACTATGATATCCACACGTTGGAGTTCAATTATCAGGTTGGTCAATTTCCCCAGGCTGAAAAAGGCCGCGTCATTATTGACGATGAATTCAAGCGTGATAAGTCAATCATTGCTGTTTGCCGCGGCGAAGTGAAAATCCTCAATAAAATTGGCGACCGAATCAACGAATAA
- the gyrA gene encoding DNA topoisomerase (ATP-hydrolyzing) subunit A, with protein MTDLAKEIIPVNIEDELKTSYLDYAMSVIVGRALPDVRDGLKPVHRRVLYAMHDLGNDWNKGYKKSARVVGDVIGKYHPHGDTAVYDTIVRMAQPFSLRYMLVDGQGNFGSVDGDSAAAMRYTEIRMQKISHALLADLEKETVDFVPNYDGQEKMPAVLPTRVPNLLINGSSGIAVGMATNIPPHNLTEVVNGCIAMIDNSDITMEELIEYIPGPDFPTAGIISGKAGIEEAYRTGRGKLNIRARAEIEVDDKTGKETIVVHELPYQVNKARLIEKMAELVKDKRIEGISALRDESDKDGMRMVIEIKRGEVGEVVLNNLYKLTQMQVSFGINMVALTDGQPKLFNLKEMLEAFILHRREVVTRRTIFELRKARERAHILEGLAVALSNIDPIIELIKNSPTPAQAKEALVSTGWNLGNVSEMLERAGNDAARPEWLEPEFGIRDGQYYLTVQQAQAILDLRLHKLTGLEHEKILNEYKELLDIIAELLHILASPERLMEVIREELEAIREEFGDERRTEISAASHDLSLEDLINEEDVVVTLSHEGYVKYQPLSEYESQRRGGKGKAATKMKEEDFIERLLVANTHDTILCFSNRGRMYWLKVYQLPLATRTARGRPIVNLLPLESDERITAILPVREYEEDKFIFMATASGTVKKTPLTAYSRPRANGIIALNLRDDDTLIGVDITNGDSEIMLFSDEGKVVRFHEQGVRTVGRTATGVRGMKLDETQKVVSLIVPKNEGPILTVTENGYGKRTDLEEYPAKSRATKGVVSIKVSERNGAVVGAVQVEDADEIMLITDNGTLVRTRVNEVSVIGRNTQGVRLIRTADDEHVVGLQRIDEIEEDETLLEGETSEVEPGEEQGAAEQEQAPEGDSE; from the coding sequence ATGACCGATCTGGCAAAAGAAATCATTCCAGTAAACATCGAAGACGAATTAAAAACGTCTTACCTTGATTACGCGATGAGTGTAATCGTAGGTCGTGCCTTACCCGATGTTCGCGATGGCCTGAAACCGGTTCATCGCCGTGTCTTGTACGCAATGCACGATTTGGGCAACGATTGGAATAAGGGCTACAAGAAGTCGGCCCGTGTCGTTGGTGACGTAATCGGTAAATATCACCCGCATGGTGATACTGCGGTTTATGACACTATCGTTCGTATGGCTCAGCCATTCTCCTTACGTTATATGCTGGTCGACGGCCAGGGTAACTTCGGTTCCGTTGATGGCGACTCTGCAGCCGCCATGCGTTATACCGAAATACGTATGCAAAAAATTTCCCATGCTTTGCTTGCGGATTTAGAAAAAGAAACCGTAGATTTTGTTCCTAACTACGATGGTCAGGAAAAAATGCCAGCGGTTTTACCAACCCGGGTACCGAATCTCCTAATCAATGGTTCCTCAGGTATTGCCGTTGGTATGGCAACCAATATTCCACCACATAATTTAACGGAAGTGGTAAATGGCTGTATCGCTATGATCGACAATAGCGATATCACCATGGAAGAACTGATCGAATATATCCCCGGCCCTGACTTTCCGACCGCCGGTATTATCAGTGGCAAAGCGGGAATCGAAGAAGCCTATCGTACCGGTCGTGGTAAATTAAATATCCGCGCCCGTGCTGAAATTGAAGTTGATGACAAAACTGGTAAAGAAACCATTGTTGTTCACGAACTTCCGTACCAGGTGAACAAAGCTCGTCTAATTGAAAAAATGGCCGAGCTGGTTAAAGATAAACGCATTGAAGGTATTTCAGCCCTGCGCGATGAGTCTGATAAAGATGGTATGCGCATGGTTATCGAAATCAAGCGCGGTGAAGTCGGTGAAGTTGTACTAAACAATCTTTACAAACTAACCCAGATGCAGGTTTCTTTTGGTATCAATATGGTTGCCCTGACTGACGGTCAGCCAAAATTGTTCAACCTCAAAGAAATGCTGGAAGCCTTTATCCTTCACCGTCGTGAAGTGGTAACTCGTCGTACTATCTTCGAACTTCGCAAAGCACGTGAGCGAGCTCATATCCTTGAAGGTTTAGCGGTAGCACTTAGCAATATCGACCCTATCATCGAGTTAATTAAAAACTCTCCAACACCTGCACAAGCTAAAGAAGCGCTTGTCAGCACTGGCTGGAATCTGGGTAATGTTTCGGAAATGCTTGAGCGTGCTGGTAACGATGCCGCGCGTCCAGAATGGTTAGAGCCAGAGTTCGGTATTCGCGATGGTCAGTATTATCTGACGGTACAACAGGCACAGGCAATTCTGGACCTTCGCCTACACAAGCTTACTGGTTTAGAACATGAAAAAATTCTAAACGAGTACAAAGAGTTATTAGACATCATTGCTGAACTATTGCATATTCTTGCAAGCCCAGAGCGTTTGATGGAAGTGATTCGTGAAGAGCTTGAAGCTATCCGTGAAGAGTTTGGCGATGAGCGTCGCACCGAAATTTCTGCGGCATCCCATGACCTGTCTCTAGAAGACTTGATCAATGAAGAAGATGTCGTTGTAACCTTATCCCATGAAGGTTACGTTAAGTATCAACCGCTATCTGAGTACGAATCTCAGCGTCGCGGTGGTAAAGGTAAAGCTGCAACTAAGATGAAGGAAGAAGACTTCATTGAACGTCTGTTGGTTGCCAATACCCATGATACGATTTTGTGTTTCTCAAACCGCGGTCGTATGTACTGGCTGAAGGTTTATCAGTTGCCATTGGCAACTCGTACCGCACGTGGTCGTCCAATCGTTAACTTATTACCACTGGAAAGTGATGAGCGTATTACTGCTATCCTTCCGGTTCGTGAATACGAAGAAGATAAGTTTATCTTTATGGCAACCGCTTCTGGTACGGTTAAGAAAACACCTCTGACCGCATACTCTCGCCCTCGTGCGAACGGTATTATTGCCCTGAACCTTCGTGATGATGACACCCTAATTGGTGTTGATATCACCAACGGTGACAGTGAAATCATGTTGTTCTCTGATGAAGGTAAAGTGGTTCGTTTCCATGAGCAGGGTGTTCGTACCGTTGGTCGTACTGCAACCGGTGTTCGTGGTATGAAACTTGACGAAACGCAAAAAGTGGTTTCTTTGATTGTTCCGAAAAACGAAGGTCCGATTTTGACCGTGACCGAAAATGGTTATGGTAAGCGTACTGACTTAGAGGAATACCCAGCGAAGAGTCGTGCAACCAAAGGTGTTGTTTCAATCAAAGTGAGCGAGCGAAACGGCGCAGTTGTAGGTGCGGTTCAGGTAGAAGATGCCGATGAAATCATGTTGATCACCGACAACGGAACCTTGGTTCGTACCCGGGTTAATGAAGTTAGCGTTATTGGTCGTAACACCCAGGGTGTGCGTTTGATAAGAACCGCTGATGATGAACACGTGGTTGGTCTGCAACGCATCGATGAAATCGAAGAAGATGAAACATTGTTAGAGGGTGAAACCTCAGAAGTTGAGCCAGGCGAAGAGCAGGGCGCGGCTGAGCAAGAGCAAGCACCGGAAGGTGATAGCGAATAA
- the serC gene encoding 3-phosphoserine/phosphohydroxythreonine transaminase: MKQIFNFCAGPAMLPKPVMEQAQQEFLNWNDTGCSVMELSHRGPEFMALAAKAEQDLRDILNIPDNYKVLFCHGGGRGQFSAVPQNLLTKTGKADYVVTGSWSKSAVAEAKNYGEIRVIEPVVDVIGKKQVLPASEWGISEGADYVHYCPNETVDGIEIFEIPETGNVPLVADMSSTILSRPIDVSKFGLIYAGAQKNIGPSGLTIVIVRDDLLGRAMKSVPGIFNYQTLADNDSMYNTPPTYAWYLASMVFSWLKELGGLEQMAKKNRTKADFLYQYIEQSGFYESRVSEQNRSMMNVPFYLKDESLNSEFLAQAKDAGLLALKGHRSVGGMRASIYNAMPLEGVEALVAFMQQFAETHNQ; this comes from the coding sequence ATGAAGCAGATTTTTAATTTTTGTGCTGGTCCGGCAATGTTACCTAAGCCGGTTATGGAACAAGCCCAGCAAGAGTTTTTAAATTGGAATGATACCGGTTGTTCGGTGATGGAATTGAGCCATCGCGGTCCGGAATTTATGGCGCTTGCAGCAAAAGCAGAACAAGACCTTCGCGATATTCTTAATATTCCTGATAACTACAAAGTACTGTTTTGCCATGGCGGCGGTCGTGGTCAATTCTCAGCCGTTCCGCAAAACCTGTTGACCAAAACTGGTAAGGCCGATTACGTGGTTACCGGCTCCTGGTCGAAAAGCGCAGTGGCAGAAGCGAAAAACTACGGTGAGATTCGGGTCATTGAGCCGGTTGTGGACGTTATTGGAAAGAAGCAGGTATTGCCAGCAAGTGAGTGGGGCATCTCTGAAGGTGCCGATTATGTGCATTACTGTCCAAATGAAACCGTCGATGGTATCGAGATTTTTGAAATACCGGAAACCGGTAACGTGCCTTTAGTGGCGGATATGTCATCGACAATTCTTTCCCGTCCAATAGACGTTAGCAAGTTTGGTCTTATCTATGCTGGTGCCCAGAAAAATATTGGACCTTCAGGTTTAACGATTGTGATTGTTCGTGATGATCTTTTAGGTCGGGCGATGAAATCTGTCCCTGGCATTTTTAACTACCAGACCTTGGCCGATAATGATTCGATGTACAACACGCCGCCAACTTATGCCTGGTATCTGGCAAGTATGGTGTTTTCCTGGTTGAAGGAACTTGGTGGCTTGGAGCAAATGGCTAAGAAAAATCGCACCAAAGCGGATTTTCTTTATCAGTACATTGAGCAAAGCGGGTTTTATGAAAGCCGCGTTAGTGAGCAAAACCGCAGCATGATGAACGTGCCATTTTATTTAAAAGATGAAAGTTTAAACAGTGAATTTTTAGCTCAGGCTAAAGATGCTGGTTTACTGGCACTTAAAGGCCATCGCTCTGTCGGCGGCATGCGTGCGAGTATCTATAATGCGATGCCATTAGAAGGCGTAGAAGCGTTGGTCGCGTTTATGCAGCAATTCGCCGAAACCCACAATCAATAA
- the aroA gene encoding 3-phosphoshikimate 1-carboxyvinyltransferase, with product MTQQSSSLTFHAKPAGPVNGDITIPGDKSISHRSIMFASLAEGTSHIRGFLPGQDCLATMNAFKAMGVEIQGPDENNNVVVNGVGMHGLTAPTQALDVGNSGTSIRLLSGILAGQSFASEMIGDESLNKRPMMRVVTPLQQMGANISAADGGTPPLTIDAASQLKAINYPLPMASAQVKSCVLLAGMYAEGTTVVTEPGITRDHTERMLKAFGYPVAVDGNKVTLQGGGKLTACDITVPGDISSATFFIIAGLIAEQGSLTLRNVGMNPTRIGVLNIVRKMGANIEIINERKAGDEPVADLVVHATQLKGCDIDDADVPLAIDEFPAIFIAAACAKGVTRLRNAEELRVKESDRIQAMADGLEILGIDCTVFDDGIDITGGQLTTGTVDSQHDHRIAMAFAISSLRSSGTIHILDCDNVATSFPVFVKLANEVGLNITQEIVNE from the coding sequence ATGACCCAGCAATCCTCATCGTTAACGTTTCACGCTAAGCCTGCAGGCCCGGTAAACGGAGATATTACCATTCCAGGTGATAAATCGATTTCCCATCGCTCCATTATGTTTGCCTCGTTGGCGGAAGGTACCAGTCATATCCGTGGCTTTTTACCCGGCCAGGATTGCTTAGCTACTATGAATGCGTTTAAGGCCATGGGTGTTGAAATTCAGGGACCGGATGAAAACAATAATGTTGTGGTCAATGGTGTGGGTATGCATGGATTAACGGCACCGACACAAGCGCTGGATGTGGGTAACTCAGGGACTTCGATTCGACTGCTATCCGGTATTTTAGCTGGACAGTCATTTGCCAGCGAAATGATTGGTGATGAATCATTGAATAAACGCCCAATGATGCGGGTGGTCACACCATTGCAACAAATGGGCGCTAATATCAGCGCCGCCGATGGTGGCACACCTCCACTTACAATCGACGCGGCGAGTCAATTAAAAGCGATCAACTATCCATTACCTATGGCTTCGGCTCAGGTGAAATCCTGTGTACTACTTGCTGGTATGTACGCCGAAGGTACAACCGTTGTAACCGAACCGGGCATTACCCGCGATCATACCGAGCGTATGTTAAAAGCTTTTGGTTATCCGGTTGCAGTGGATGGTAATAAAGTGACACTACAAGGCGGTGGTAAATTAACGGCTTGCGATATCACTGTACCAGGCGATATATCGTCGGCAACGTTTTTTATCATTGCTGGATTGATTGCCGAACAAGGTTCTCTAACTCTACGCAATGTTGGTATGAACCCGACTCGTATTGGGGTTTTAAACATTGTTCGTAAAATGGGTGCTAACATTGAAATCATCAATGAGCGTAAAGCTGGCGATGAACCAGTAGCAGACTTAGTCGTTCATGCCACACAGCTTAAGGGCTGCGATATTGATGATGCGGATGTTCCTCTTGCTATTGATGAATTCCCCGCTATATTTATTGCCGCCGCCTGTGCCAAAGGCGTAACCCGTCTCCGAAATGCCGAAGAACTCAGAGTCAAAGAAAGTGACCGTATTCAGGCGATGGCCGATGGCCTTGAGATCCTGGGTATCGATTGTACCGTATTCGACGACGGTATTGATATCACCGGTGGTCAACTAACAACAGGTACGGTTGATAGCCAGCACGATCACAGAATCGCTATGGCTTTTGCTATCAGTTCTTTACGCTCTAGTGGTACAATTCACATATTGGATTGCGATAACGTCGCCACTTCATTCCCGGTGTTTGTAAAACTCGCCAATGAAGTGGGATTAAATATTACTCAGGAAATAGTAAATGAATGA
- the cmk gene encoding (d)CMP kinase — MNEQIPLITIDGPSGAGKGTVARIVAEQLGWNLLDSGAIYRVLAVATNHHDIDIESEEALIPLASHLDVEFEIQERGESRVLLEGEDVTNSIRTEEIGAIASKVAAFPRVREALLRRQRAFKQMPGLLADGRDMGTVVFPDAPVKVFLTASAEERAKRRMLQLQEKGIDVNIGRLLADIKQRDERDQNRSVAPLLPAEGALLVDSTELSIPQVVEKILAFANEKLSEFY, encoded by the coding sequence ATGAATGAACAAATCCCTTTAATCACCATTGATGGACCCAGCGGAGCTGGAAAGGGTACCGTTGCCAGGATTGTAGCGGAACAATTGGGATGGAACTTATTAGATAGTGGTGCTATTTACCGTGTGCTTGCAGTAGCGACTAATCACCATGATATCGATATTGAAAGTGAAGAAGCGCTGATCCCTTTGGCATCCCACTTAGATGTGGAATTTGAAATTCAGGAAAGAGGCGAATCGCGAGTACTTCTTGAAGGTGAAGATGTCACCAATTCGATTCGCACCGAAGAGATAGGTGCAATCGCTTCGAAAGTAGCGGCGTTTCCTCGTGTTCGTGAAGCATTATTGCGACGCCAACGAGCGTTTAAACAAATGCCAGGGCTTTTGGCCGATGGTCGCGACATGGGAACCGTAGTTTTCCCAGACGCACCGGTGAAGGTGTTTTTAACGGCAAGTGCCGAAGAACGTGCCAAGCGCCGCATGCTGCAGTTGCAAGAGAAGGGTATTGATGTTAACATCGGGCGCCTTTTGGCGGACATCAAGCAGCGAGATGAGCGAGATCAAAACCGTTCCGTAGCGCCGTTGTTGCCTGCCGAAGGTGCTTTGCTGGTTGATTCTACCGAACTGAGTATCCCTCAGGTGGTAGAAAAGATACTGGCTTTTGCTAATGAAAAATTGTCGGAATTTTATTAA